Genomic DNA from Dehalococcoidia bacterium:
TTGCCCGCGACCGCCTTCAGGGACATCGGATTGCCCTGACCGTCCAGGAACTTCGCCTCTATGCCCAGGAAGTGATCGAAACCGATCCGGTGCAGGAGGCCGTTGTATAGGGCCTGAAGCGCCCGGATGCCGATAGGATTCGGCGTTTGTGGAGCTGGCGTGGAAGCGGTCACCGTGAAGGACGCGGATGCCGTCTTGGTCACGCCGCTGACGGTCGTGGACGCCTGCACCGCGTTGGCGTAGGTCCCGGCGACAGCGCCCGCGGTGAGCAGGCCGCTGGTACTAATGGAGCCGCCGCTGGTGACGCTCCAGGCGAAAGTGGCGCCGGAGATGACGTTGTTGCTGGCGTCGTAGGCGGTGGCGGCGAACTGCTGAGTTGCGCCCTGAGCCAGAGAGACGCTGGCGGGCGTCACGCCCACGTGGTCCAGCGCGCCAGGCGCCACTGTGAACGAAGCTGTACCGCTCTTGGTCACGCTGTTGAACGTGGCGGTGACTTGGACGGCGTTGGCGTAGGTCCCGGCGACAGCGCCCGCGGTGAGCAGGCCGCTGGTGTTAATGGAGCCGCCGCTGGTGACGCTCCAGGCGAAGGTGGCGCCGGGGATGATGTTGTTGCTGGCGTCGTAGGCGGTGGCGGCGAACTGCTGAGTTGCGCCCTGAGCCAGAGAGACGCTGGCGGGCGTCATGGTCACATGGTCCAGCGCGCCGACCGCCTGAGCCGAGGCGGACCGCATC
This window encodes:
- a CDS encoding Ig-like domain-containing protein, whose protein sequence is MKALFTRLLVALVVGGFGLLAVLSPSLMRSASAQAVGALDHVTMTPASVSLAQGATQQFAATAYDASNNIIPGATFAWSVTSGGSINTSGLLTAGAVAGTYANAVQVTATFNSVTKSGTASFTVAPGALDHVGVTPASVSLAQGATQQFAATAYDASNNVISGATFAWSVTSGGSISTSGLLTAGAVAGTYANAVQASTTVSGVTKTASASFTVTASTPAPQTPNPIGIRALQALYNGLLHRIGFDHFLGIEAKFLDGQGNPMSLKAVAGKVTAVTQTSITIMLNGGTDVQTYTVSDKTQYVPAAQSGQKGLAGFQVNDQVTIGTINGEVTLVAKAQPQVKRPQPTPSTGQLEKEKDQIERLREQMNKRLDQLEQRLDKMMGTASRSGGNDKLSFSNGDDGRGTQFVPPGLRKDHGKQGRGKGED